A genomic region of Mesobacillus jeotgali contains the following coding sequences:
- a CDS encoding STAS domain-containing protein codes for MSSAVQSEILLSTMLNSVTEAAMALDPQHNVIFINDLAKEILGVNGDSVLGRNAYDVWPDAPDDVRFVEKTVSDKEEYYVKAMPYKWGKYNKYLDIRTSILEHQGGFMGAAVFFMDVTDTIVIQNELSERIEELSATLIPLKNKVALLPIYWMPGQSGLKLERTLKQVSEKTVKSLIIDLSTVRDPDSEFLETLKKAKQALELLGVEVLISGIRPELARKWVETESDYNDFKFINNVSTGLSRFID; via the coding sequence ATGTCTAGTGCAGTTCAATCTGAAATATTACTTTCTACAATGTTAAACTCGGTAACTGAGGCAGCCATGGCTCTGGATCCACAACATAATGTGATCTTTATAAATGATTTAGCAAAGGAGATTCTAGGTGTTAACGGTGATAGCGTATTGGGTAGGAACGCTTACGATGTTTGGCCAGATGCCCCAGATGATGTCCGTTTTGTAGAGAAAACTGTAAGTGATAAAGAAGAATATTATGTAAAGGCCATGCCTTATAAATGGGGAAAATATAATAAATATTTGGATATCCGTACATCCATTTTAGAACATCAAGGAGGATTCATGGGCGCTGCGGTGTTTTTTATGGATGTTACCGACACGATTGTCATACAAAATGAATTAAGTGAACGGATTGAAGAATTATCTGCTACTCTCATTCCACTTAAAAATAAGGTAGCCCTTCTACCAATTTATTGGATGCCAGGGCAGTCAGGGTTAAAACTTGAACGAACATTGAAACAAGTGTCTGAAAAAACTGTTAAATCCTTAATCATTGATTTATCGACTGTCAGAGACCCTGATTCAGAGTTCCTAGAAACCTTAAAAAAAGCAAAACAAGCCCTTGAGTTGCTGGGGGTTGAAGTTTTAATAAGCGGGATACGGCCGGAACTGGCAAGAAAATGGGTAGAGACCGAATCAGACTATAATGATTTTAAGTTTATAAACAATGTAAGCACAGGACTGAGCAGATTTATAGATTAA
- a CDS encoding STAS domain-containing protein yields MEMQKELVVGGVELKWDLTTGQVLFEGGDVVFFWVSAMKTFFDTINEITGEEATNLVLEATGFRQGIIVGEGFKKMKEINTSNVVAWLSDTYVPAGWGYVRVEKMDVETKKFTLYIKDDWEYKMNKLGAKEKQGIFVPAHYAGVFTGLFGRNFWYEIVEYQSDSNPYTIVKYFPSDMNIQQNIRQMVRKQEAKQIQQLESLVAEKTKMLQDLVKELSSPLIPVLDGIVVVPLIGRYDEDRAEDLIMNTLSNLPKYQARYVLLDLTGLNKEISPYTAELIDKLGSAARLLGVEVILVGISAELAMVITETLTGLKKYECLQTLQHGIYYALGKSGRRIV; encoded by the coding sequence ATGGAGATGCAAAAGGAACTTGTTGTTGGCGGAGTGGAATTGAAGTGGGATTTAACCACTGGACAAGTGTTGTTTGAAGGCGGAGATGTCGTTTTTTTCTGGGTGTCTGCCATGAAAACCTTCTTCGATACAATCAATGAAATAACGGGCGAAGAGGCAACAAATCTGGTACTTGAGGCGACTGGTTTTCGTCAGGGAATCATCGTCGGTGAAGGCTTCAAGAAAATGAAGGAAATCAATACATCCAATGTAGTAGCCTGGCTGTCAGATACCTATGTTCCAGCTGGATGGGGTTATGTCAGAGTCGAAAAAATGGATGTGGAGACAAAGAAATTCACTTTATATATTAAAGATGACTGGGAATATAAAATGAATAAACTTGGAGCCAAGGAAAAACAAGGAATTTTCGTTCCCGCGCATTATGCTGGTGTTTTTACTGGCTTGTTCGGTAGGAACTTCTGGTATGAAATTGTAGAGTACCAAAGTGACTCCAACCCATACACCATTGTGAAGTACTTTCCGTCCGATATGAATATTCAGCAAAACATCCGGCAAATGGTTAGAAAGCAAGAAGCCAAGCAGATTCAGCAGCTGGAAAGCCTGGTAGCAGAAAAAACCAAAATGCTCCAGGATTTGGTCAAGGAATTATCATCTCCGCTCATACCAGTGCTTGACGGAATTGTCGTTGTCCCGTTGATCGGCAGGTACGATGAAGATCGTGCCGAGGATTTAATCATGAACACGCTTAGCAATCTGCCAAAATATCAAGCCAGGTATGTCTTGCTCGATTTGACAGGATTGAATAAAGAAATATCACCTTACACAGCCGAATTGATCGACAAATTAGGTTCCGCGGCAAGATTGCTCGGAGTAGAGGTAATTCTCGTAGGGATTTCAGCAGAACTGGCAATGGTGATAACCGAAACATTGACCGGCCTGAAAAAATATGAATGTCTGCAAACCCTCCAGCATGGTATTTACTATGCTCTTGGTAAAAGCGGGCGCAGGATTGTTTAA